The segment AGTATAGATTTTGTGTAGAGAAACAGTTAATGTTTCAAAAGTAGCTTAAACAATAACCATGCAACTATCACATAGTTCTACTTTAATAATACCTCACAACTTATTTAATTAATGATTATGTATGAGCTTAGAACATTATACAAAAAAATACCATAACATATTCTTCTATTTTTTGGAGAACTTATATGCACAAGAAAATACCATAAAAACTAGAAAGTCAAAATTGACTCTTTTTAGTGGAGTCTTTGCTACATAAATACCATCCATAAACCTAACATATTTTCAACCCAAGACTCCGAGAACACTCCAAATATATAAAATCATTCACATTTCCACCCTATATATACGTTCCCCCCTTCAATATTACTCTCATCCATCCCTCCACCAAAATCTTCATTCGCTATAACACCATATCATCTTTCTCTTTGTGCATGCGACACCATGATGAATACCCTAAAAAAGATCTTGATAACACTTATAATTCTCTTGGCTTTAGCCATCAATCTTTCTGCCACACCAATAGAAGATGAGGAAAAAGACGTTTTTCCTACCCATGGGTCGTTAAGAGGAGCTAGTCGGTTCCTTGCACAACAATCGAGGGGCCTGCTGAAATGCAACAAGAATCCAAGACTCTGCCGGGTGAAAGGAAGCGCAGGTCCAGATTGTTGCAAGAAGAAATGTGTAAATGTTAAGACTGATAAACAAAATTGTGGACTTTGTGGGAAGAAATGCAAGAACCAAGAAATCTGCTGCAAGGGAAAATGCGTGAACCCCCTGGCGGACAAGCGTAATTGTGGAGGATGCAACAATAGATGCAAGAAAGGGAATTCTTGCGTATATGGAATGTGCAGTTATGCATAAAAGAAAGAGAATATTTCCCGTCAAATGCAAATATTACGGATACTAATTCATTTTATTTCTTGTGACAAAGGTGATATGTAAAAAGTGCATGCACATTGATAAACAGCTgccaatgtatgttatatatggGGTGTATCGATCTATACGAAAGCCAGATAATTATCTATCTTTATCCTAATATATTAAAGCCATTAAATTGAATAAATTTCCTTTTAATTTATAAGTTTAGTAATGCATTTTTTACATTGCCTTTGTCACAAGATACTTGTAATAGTAAATGTCAAACTTTGAAAATAATAAGTGAATATTATaactttcaaaaccaaaatataGAAGTAGTTATAGGCACAACAAGAATTCAGAGCTTTAGCGACCACAAAAGATCATATCGCCGCTAAAAAGTACTGTCGTCTCTATatatgtcgtcgctaaag is part of the Lactuca sativa cultivar Salinas chromosome 7, Lsat_Salinas_v11, whole genome shotgun sequence genome and harbors:
- the LOC111891048 gene encoding stigma-specific STIG1-like protein 1 encodes the protein MMNTLKKILITLIILLALAINLSATPIEDEEKDVFPTHGSLRGASRFLAQQSRGLLKCNKNPRLCRVKGSAGPDCCKKKCVNVKTDKQNCGLCGKKCKNQEICCKGKCVNPLADKRNCGGCNNRCKKGNSCVYGMCSYA